A part of Miscanthus floridulus cultivar M001 chromosome 6, ASM1932011v1, whole genome shotgun sequence genomic DNA contains:
- the LOC136458714 gene encoding peroxynitrite isomerase Rv2717c-like isoform X1 encodes MEAAGAASPLPPTEPPPNHPAVAPLAFLLGKWRGEGEGSFPTISSFRYGEEILFSHHPSKPVISYTQKTWKAASGEPMNAESGYWRPRPDGSVDVVIAQSTGLAEVQVQLTGTSLGF; translated from the exons ATGGAAGCAGCCGGCGCAGCCTCGCCGCTCCCGCCCACGGAGCCGCCGCCGAATCACCCGGCGGTGGCGCCGCTGGCCTTCCTGCTGGGGAAGTGGCGCGGGGAAGGCGAGGGCAGCTTCCCCACCATCTCCTCCTTCCGGTACGGCGAGGAGATCCTCTTCTCGCATCATCCCTCCAAG CCGGTGATCTCGTACACGCAGAAGACGTGGAAGGCGGCGTCTGGCGAGCCGATGAACGCTGAGAGCGGGTACTGGCGGCCCCGCCCTGACGGCTCCGTCGACGTGGTCATTGCGCAGAGCACTGGCCTCGCCGAGGTCCAG gtccaattgactggcacgtcgttgggtttttag
- the LOC136458713 gene encoding aspartic proteinase NANA, chloroplast-like, whose protein sequence is MAGRRLVMLLLAAAFLAAGAAGSKPSAKFELIHREQPSWDEVARMDQERTAFICSHARRRATEAAARGGKPRAKAKAAPADEAFAMPLSSGAYTGTGQYFVRFRVGTPARPFLLVADTGSDLTWVKCHRHDAPAHAPAPGYGYGAPASNDSSSSSLSAAAAAHERVFRPDRSRTWAAIPCSSDTCTASLPFSLAACPSPGSPCAYDYRYKDGSAARGTVGTDSATIALSGRAASKKQQRQAKLRGVVLGCTTSYTGESFLASDGVLSLGYSNISFASRAAARFGGRFSYCLVDHLAPRNATSYLTFGPNLAVSSSPPSKTDCGGGSPAAEAPVPSGARQTPLLLDHRMRPFYAVTVNGISVDGELLKIPRLVWDVEKGGGAILDSGTSLTVLVSPAYRAVVAALSKKLAGLPRVTMDPFDYCYNWTSPSTGEDLAVAVPELTVHFAGSARLQPPAKSYVIDAAPGVKCIGLQEGDWPGVSVIGNILQQEHLWEFDLKNRRLRFKRSRCTQ, encoded by the exons ATGGCGGGCCGCCGACTGGTGATGCTGCTGCTGGCGGCCGCGTTCCTGGCCGCCGGCGCAGCAGGCAGCAAGCCCTCGGCGAAGTTCGAGCTCATCCACCGGGAGCAGCCGTCTTGGGACGAGGTGGCGCGCATGGACCAGGAGCGCACGGCGTTCATCTGCTCGCACGCGCGTCGCCGCGCGACGGAGGCGGCGGCCAGGGGCGGCAAGCCCAGGGCGAAGGCGAAGGCAGCGCCGGCGGACGAGGCATTCGCCATGCCGCTCTCGTCGGGCGCCTACACGGGGACCGGCCAGTACTTCGTGCGCTTCCGCGTGGGCACGCCCGCGCGGCCGTTCCTGCtcgtggccgacaccggcagcgACCTTACCTGGGTCAAGTGCCACCGTCACGACGCGCCCGCGCACGCGCCAGCCCCGGGTTACGGGTACGGCGCCCCAGCGTCGaacgactcctcctcctcctcgctctcggcggcggcggcggcccacgAGCGCGTGTTCCGGCCGGACAGGTCCCGGACGTGGGCGGCCATCCCGTGCTCCTCCGACACCTGCACGGCGTCGCTGCCCTTCTCGCTCGCTGCCTGCCCCAGCCCCGGCAGCCCCTGCGCCTACGACTACCG GTACAAGGACGGGTCGGCGGCGCGCGGCACGGTGGGCACTGACTCGGCGACCATCGCGCTGTCGGGGCGCGCTGCCAGCAAGAAGCAGCAGCGGCAAGCCAAGCTGCGGGGCGTCGTGCTGGGCTGCACCACGTCCTACACCGGCGAGAGCTTCCTCGCCTCCGACGGGGTGCTCAGCCTCGGCTACAGCAACATCTCCTTCGCGTCCCGCGCCGCGGCGCGCTTCGGCGGCCGCTTCTCCTACTGCCTCGTCGACCACCTGGCCCCGCGGAACGCCACCAGCTACCTCACCTTCGGGCCCAACCTGGCCGTGTCGTCCTCGCCACCCTCCAAGACGGACTGCGGCgggggctcgccggcggcggAGGCGCCCGTGCCCAGCGGCGCGCGGCAGACGCCGCTGCTGCTCGATCACCGGATGCGCCCGTTCTACGCGGTCACCGTCAACGGCATCTCCGTCGACGGGGAGCTCCTCAAGATCCCGCGCCTCGTCTGGGACGTCGAGAAGGGCGGCGGCGCCATCCTCGACTCCGGGACGAGCCTGACGGTGCTCGTGAGCCCGGCGTACCGCGCCGTGGTGGCGGCGCTGAGCAAGAAGCTGGCCGGGCTGCCCAGGGTGACCATGGACCCGTTCGACTACTGCTACAACTGGACGTCGCCGTCCACGGGCGAGGACCTCGCCGTGGCCGTGCCGGAGCTGACCGTGCACTTCGCGGGGTCGGCGCGGCTGCAGCCGCCGGCGAAAAGCTACGTCATTGACGCGGCGCCCGGCGTCAAGTGCATCGGCCTGCAGGAGGGCGACTGGCCCGGGGTGTCCGTCATCGGCAACATCCTGCAGCAGGAGCACCTCTGGGAGTTCGATCTCAAGAACCGACGGCTAAGATTCAAGCGGTCGCGGTGCACGCAATGA
- the LOC136458714 gene encoding peroxynitrite isomerase Rv2717c-like isoform X2: MEAAGAASPLPPTEPPPNHPAVAPLAFLLGKWRGEGEGSFPTISSFRYGEEILFSHHPSKPVISYTQKTWKAASGEPMNAESGYWRPRPDGSVDVVIAQSTGLAEVQVIE, from the exons ATGGAAGCAGCCGGCGCAGCCTCGCCGCTCCCGCCCACGGAGCCGCCGCCGAATCACCCGGCGGTGGCGCCGCTGGCCTTCCTGCTGGGGAAGTGGCGCGGGGAAGGCGAGGGCAGCTTCCCCACCATCTCCTCCTTCCGGTACGGCGAGGAGATCCTCTTCTCGCATCATCCCTCCAAG CCGGTGATCTCGTACACGCAGAAGACGTGGAAGGCGGCGTCTGGCGAGCCGATGAACGCTGAGAGCGGGTACTGGCGGCCCCGCCCTGACGGCTCCGTCGACGTGGTCATTGCGCAGAGCACTGGCCTCGCCGAGGTCCAG GTAATAGAATAG